Proteins from a genomic interval of Clostridium sp. 'deep sea':
- a CDS encoding cation:proton antiporter has product MIFSLAVIILLGLLFNYLFEKLQLPGLLGMLILGIIIGPHALNLLDPKTIKISGELRKIALIVILLRAGLGISRESLKRVGKTALKLSFLPGLLEGFTIAFISIYLLNFSFVEGGILGFIIAAVSPAVVVPLMLKFMDKGIGTNKSIPTLILASASIDDVFAITIFGSFLGLYGGNKVNLGIQLLGIPLSIVLGVGIGALLGYLLAKFFNKSNLVSTKSTLVLLGFAFITVVIEEYLKNEIAIAGLLGVMTIGFMILEITPKTAKKLSFSLNKIWVFAEIILFVLVGAEVDVAVALNAGVSGIVIITLGLLARSIGVMISTLNTKLTFKERLFCVVAYTPKATVQAAIGAIPLGMGIASGEVMLALAVMAIIITAPLGAIAIKIFGNRWLTKDTKTKNLKKVSD; this is encoded by the coding sequence ATGATTTTTAGTTTGGCAGTTATTATCTTGTTGGGATTATTGTTTAACTACCTATTTGAGAAGTTACAACTACCTGGTTTATTAGGAATGTTAATACTCGGTATTATAATTGGACCACATGCTCTTAATTTGTTAGACCCCAAAACTATAAAAATAAGTGGTGAACTAAGAAAAATTGCTTTAATCGTAATTCTGTTGAGAGCTGGCTTAGGTATTAGTAGAGAAAGTTTAAAACGAGTTGGAAAAACAGCTCTAAAACTAAGTTTTTTACCCGGACTTCTTGAGGGCTTTACAATCGCTTTTATTTCAATTTATCTATTAAACTTTAGCTTTGTAGAGGGAGGTATTTTAGGTTTTATTATTGCAGCTGTATCTCCCGCTGTTGTTGTACCTTTAATGTTAAAGTTTATGGATAAGGGCATAGGCACAAATAAGAGTATCCCAACACTAATTTTAGCTTCTGCGTCAATAGATGACGTATTTGCAATAACTATCTTTGGCTCATTTTTAGGCTTATATGGAGGTAATAAAGTTAACTTAGGTATTCAATTACTAGGCATTCCTCTATCTATTGTTTTAGGAGTTGGCATTGGTGCTTTATTAGGTTATTTATTGGCTAAATTTTTTAATAAAAGCAATCTAGTTTCAACTAAAAGTACTTTAGTGTTATTGGGATTTGCTTTTATTACTGTAGTTATTGAAGAGTATTTAAAAAATGAAATTGCCATAGCAGGTCTGTTAGGCGTAATGACCATTGGTTTTATGATTTTAGAAATAACACCTAAAACAGCGAAAAAGCTATCTTTTTCGCTCAATAAAATATGGGTATTTGCTGAGATTATTTTGTTTGTTTTAGTAGGTGCAGAGGTAGATGTTGCTGTAGCACTTAATGCAGGAGTTTCAGGTATTGTAATTATTACCTTAGGCCTATTGGCCCGTAGCATTGGGGTAATGATTTCTACCTTAAATACAAAGCTTACATTTAAAGAGCGTTTATTTTGCGTAGTAGCATATACCCCTAAAGCAACTGTACAGGCAGCCATAGGAGCTATTCCACTAGGTATGGGAATAGCCTCGGGAGAGGTTATGTTAGCATTAGCAGTTATGGCGATTATCATTACTGCTCCATTAGGAGCAATCGCTATTAAAATATTTGGTAATCGCTGGCTAACTAAAGATACTAAAACTAAAAACCTAAAAAAGGTAAGTGATTAG
- a CDS encoding AraC family transcriptional regulator yields MKASSQGTYIQSINNVIDYIDKNIQKKLSLEHLAKIAGFSKYHFHRIFSAYMGETLNNFVMRLRAEKVANILCCYPHKSFTEIAFECGFADSAAFTKAFKRRFNLAPNEWVKQKRSVEIQLNKPAMPIFNNIHDIFISASVENLPSYTIAYVRYIGKYAGDVELFTNLFNQLAEWCMLNKVPYQTSTSFCLYHDSIKLTDVNKLRVTVGVEVMPNVEVNNKIGKLVIESARYLVASFKINENQYGYAWRYVFGYLLNDFNVKPASKPSFEMYKPCSLNNGEHYVSICVPLQ; encoded by the coding sequence TTGAAAGCTAGTTCACAAGGAACTTATATTCAAAGCATCAATAACGTAATAGATTATATTGACAAAAATATTCAAAAGAAATTGAGCCTAGAGCATTTAGCTAAAATAGCTGGCTTTTCAAAATACCATTTTCACAGAATCTTTAGTGCTTATATGGGTGAAACCTTAAACAATTTTGTAATGAGGTTACGGGCAGAAAAAGTTGCTAATATACTGTGTTGTTACCCTCATAAATCTTTTACAGAAATAGCTTTTGAATGTGGCTTTGCGGACTCTGCTGCCTTTACTAAGGCATTTAAAAGAAGGTTTAACTTAGCACCCAATGAGTGGGTTAAGCAAAAGCGAAGTGTTGAAATACAGCTAAATAAACCTGCTATGCCTATATTTAATAATATCCATGATATATTCATATCAGCTAGTGTTGAAAACTTACCATCTTATACTATTGCTTATGTACGTTATATTGGAAAATATGCTGGTGATGTTGAGCTTTTTACTAATCTTTTTAATCAGCTTGCTGAATGGTGTATGCTAAATAAAGTACCCTATCAAACATCAACCTCGTTTTGTCTATATCACGATAGTATAAAGCTAACCGATGTAAATAAGCTTAGAGTAACAGTTGGGGTAGAGGTAATGCCTAATGTTGAGGTAAACAACAAAATTGGTAAGCTAGTTATTGAAAGTGCTAGATATCTTGTTGCAAGTTTTAAAATAAACGAAAATCAATATGGCTACGCTTGGAGATATGTTTTTGGATATTTACTTAATGACTTTAATGTAAAGCCTGCTAGTAAACCAAGCTTTGAAATGTATAAACCTTGTTCACTTAATAATGGGGAGCATTATGTAAGTATATGTGTTCCACTTCAATAG
- a CDS encoding TrmO family methyltransferase: MSCTIKPIGSLQITRNVITGLVNEKYQPALKKLELFSHLLLIIDNPKNNDKENTHFHNSAIYILTAQIENITDNKICLNATVNFKGKYNIYDIKPYFPCEDRVFEAKITENTIYQESLIKKLINKQLIQQSKELKIKGYIQKNQDGYFLDLSQYPKDIIEQYSKFSHLRVIWQFSRFSKDKHKRVLLVNPPYENAPKSGLFATRSPVRPNPIAITVVKIKEVDILNKLMAVSDLDSFNNTPILDIVPYIPQKDFVESFFVPSYLAHWPKYFQDIKKEFKIQKRFLSI, from the coding sequence ATGTCTTGCACTATCAAGCCTATCGGAAGTTTACAAATAACACGTAACGTTATAACTGGTTTAGTAAATGAAAAATATCAGCCGGCACTAAAAAAACTTGAGCTATTTAGTCATCTTTTATTAATTATAGATAATCCTAAAAATAACGATAAAGAGAATACGCATTTCCATAACAGCGCTATTTATATTCTAACTGCGCAAATAGAAAACATTACAGATAATAAAATTTGTTTAAATGCAACTGTGAACTTTAAGGGTAAATACAATATTTATGATATTAAGCCATACTTTCCTTGTGAGGATAGAGTGTTTGAGGCAAAGATTACTGAGAATACTATTTACCAAGAAAGCTTAATAAAAAAATTAATAAACAAACAGCTAATTCAGCAATCTAAAGAGCTAAAGATAAAAGGTTATATTCAAAAGAATCAAGATGGATATTTTTTAGATTTATCTCAGTACCCAAAAGATATAATAGAACAGTATAGTAAGTTTTCACATTTAAGAGTTATTTGGCAGTTTAGTAGATTTAGTAAGGATAAACATAAAAGAGTTTTGTTAGTGAATCCTCCGTATGAGAATGCCCCTAAATCAGGCCTATTTGCAACAAGATCTCCAGTTAGACCAAACCCTATTGCTATAACTGTAGTTAAAATAAAAGAAGTAGATATCTTAAATAAACTAATGGCTGTAAGTGATTTAGATTCATTTAATAATACCCCCATATTAGATATAGTTCCGTATATACCCCAAAAAGATTTTGTAGAGAGCTTTTTTGTGCCTAGCTATTTAGCGCATTGGCCTAAGTATTTTCAAGATATCAAAAAAGAGTTCAAGATTCAAAAAAGGTTCCTAAGTATTTAG
- the uvrA gene encoding excinuclease ABC subunit UvrA has product MSGANKNILSNLPKPQVDQIISLPPAIAIKQKSSNKNTRSTVGTITDINNYLRVLFAKIGLRRCPICGKTIEVKTENEIIKLIMSLKPKATIEIKAYNGNESLLNTVITKEQSKEQQKIVKEIVLKALHLGKGALQLTINQQLSLTLQTKEMCFHCEQIMFELTASDFSFNNPESMCSKCNGLGSILTVDKNLIIQNPHLSILDGASEWWGNLRKHRKNPNANWMRGEVLALAEEMHVDLNLPWTDLPKDFQHQVIFGSGKKEVSFVYKNKNGRSGKITRPVEGAYNAIKRLYNKANGSSHFIANKFMKKQPCPKCNGERLNTASRLVSINGIRYPEVINKNITDLLEWINNLQYSLTTQHRIIAKPIINEIKNRLVSLTEVGLSYLNLNRSVPSLSGGELQRIRLASQLNNGLSNMLYVLDEPSAGLHAYDNKKLIKTLQQLKTKGNTVVVVEHNRDTIEAADNIIDIGPGAGVNGGYVVAKGSLVEVMSNEKSVTGNYLTNKINNVNLNNNRFDFYLTIKNANDNNLKNIDVKIPLGVVTCITGVSGSGKSTLLLKTLYPALLTKLNNQKQECGRYSSLSGYENIDNVIRISQAAIGRSPRSNPATYTGVFDFIREVFAKTKTATELGYNKSFFSFNSKQGQCEDCKGEGRKKIKLHFMPDIWIECTNCRGNRYKEKVLQVKYNNKSIADVLNMDIAEAAELFSAEGKVYNILKVLCDVGLGYLKLGQSSLTLSGGEAQRVKLAKELSKNNTGKTLYILDEPTAGLHFKDIEKLNTLFNTIVKEGNSLVIIEHNLEVISKADYIIDLGPYGGDQGGEIVACGTVRDIVACEKSITGQMLKEYLS; this is encoded by the coding sequence ATGAGTGGTGCTAACAAAAATATCTTAAGTAATTTACCAAAACCCCAGGTAGATCAAATAATAAGTTTACCGCCAGCTATCGCTATTAAGCAAAAATCAAGCAATAAAAACACAAGATCTACGGTAGGTACTATTACAGATATAAATAATTATTTAAGGGTACTGTTTGCAAAAATAGGTTTAAGAAGATGCCCTATTTGTGGAAAAACTATTGAAGTTAAAACAGAAAATGAAATAATAAAATTAATAATGAGTTTAAAACCGAAAGCAACAATAGAGATTAAAGCTTATAATGGTAACGAGAGTTTGTTAAATACAGTAATTACTAAGGAGCAAAGTAAAGAACAACAAAAAATAGTTAAAGAGATTGTTTTAAAGGCACTACACTTAGGTAAGGGTGCCTTACAACTTACGATTAATCAGCAATTAAGTTTAACTTTACAAACAAAAGAAATGTGCTTTCACTGTGAGCAAATTATGTTTGAGCTTACTGCCTCAGATTTTAGCTTTAATAATCCTGAGAGCATGTGCAGTAAATGTAATGGATTGGGTAGCATTTTAACGGTTGACAAGAACCTAATTATCCAAAACCCTCACTTATCTATATTAGATGGTGCCTCAGAGTGGTGGGGCAACTTAAGAAAACATCGTAAAAATCCCAATGCCAATTGGATGCGAGGCGAGGTATTAGCTTTAGCAGAAGAAATGCATGTTGATCTTAATTTACCATGGACTGATTTGCCTAAGGATTTTCAACATCAGGTTATTTTTGGGTCAGGTAAAAAAGAGGTTAGCTTTGTATATAAAAATAAAAACGGACGATCGGGTAAAATAACTCGGCCAGTTGAGGGTGCTTATAATGCTATAAAACGTCTCTATAATAAAGCTAATGGTTCAAGTCATTTTATTGCTAATAAATTTATGAAAAAACAACCATGTCCAAAATGTAATGGTGAGAGGTTAAATACAGCCTCAAGGCTAGTTTCAATAAACGGTATAAGGTACCCTGAGGTAATTAATAAAAATATTACTGACTTATTAGAGTGGATAAATAACTTACAGTATAGCCTAACTACTCAACATCGAATTATAGCCAAGCCGATAATTAATGAAATTAAAAATAGGTTAGTTAGCTTAACTGAGGTTGGACTATCATACCTCAATTTAAACCGTAGTGTTCCTAGCTTATCGGGTGGAGAGCTACAAAGAATAAGATTAGCATCTCAATTAAATAATGGCCTTAGTAATATGCTATATGTATTAGATGAACCTTCTGCTGGATTACATGCTTATGATAATAAAAAACTTATTAAGACCCTACAGCAACTTAAAACCAAGGGTAATACTGTAGTAGTAGTTGAGCATAACCGTGACACTATAGAGGCGGCTGATAATATTATAGATATTGGACCAGGGGCAGGAGTTAATGGTGGATATGTAGTTGCTAAAGGAAGTTTAGTTGAAGTTATGAGCAATGAAAAATCTGTTACGGGTAATTATCTGACAAATAAAATTAATAATGTTAACTTAAATAACAACAGATTCGATTTTTACCTAACAATTAAAAATGCTAACGATAATAATTTAAAAAATATAGATGTAAAAATACCTTTAGGTGTTGTAACTTGTATTACAGGTGTGAGTGGCTCCGGTAAATCAACCCTGTTACTAAAAACACTTTATCCGGCTTTATTAACCAAGCTAAATAATCAAAAACAAGAGTGTGGAAGGTATAGTAGTTTAAGTGGATATGAAAATATTGATAACGTTATAAGAATATCTCAAGCAGCTATTGGGCGTTCACCAAGGTCTAATCCTGCAACTTATACTGGGGTTTTTGATTTTATAAGAGAAGTATTTGCAAAAACAAAAACAGCAACAGAACTTGGCTATAATAAAAGTTTTTTTAGTTTTAATAGTAAACAAGGTCAATGTGAAGACTGTAAAGGGGAAGGTCGTAAAAAAATTAAGCTTCATTTTATGCCAGATATTTGGATTGAGTGTACAAATTGCAGAGGTAATAGGTACAAAGAAAAAGTTCTTCAAGTAAAATACAATAATAAATCTATTGCTGATGTGCTCAATATGGATATTGCCGAAGCTGCAGAATTATTTTCTGCTGAAGGTAAAGTGTATAATATCCTTAAGGTGCTTTGTGATGTAGGATTAGGATATTTAAAGCTTGGGCAGTCCTCGTTAACTTTGTCAGGAGGAGAGGCTCAGCGAGTAAAGTTAGCTAAAGAGCTTAGCAAAAATAACACTGGTAAAACACTTTATATACTAGATGAGCCAACTGCAGGATTACATTTTAAGGATATTGAAAAATTAAATACATTATTTAATACCATTGTTAAAGAAGGCAATAGCCTGGTAATAATAGAACACAATTTGGAGGTAATAAGTAAAGCAGATTATATTATTGATTTAGGACCATACGGAGGAGACCAAGGTGGAGAAATAGTTGCATGCGGCACAGTAAGAGATATTGTAGCATGTGAAAAAAGCATCACAGGTCAAATGTTAAAAGAATACTTATCCTAA
- a CDS encoding histidine phosphatase family protein, producing MSRIYFVRHAESNSKIHEDLLRPLTEQGKQSAQKITEFFKDKNITKALSSPYKRSIDTIKPFTDKYSINIELIEDFRERKIATGWIADFTSFAQKQWSDFNYKLEQGECLREVQKRNINALTKVIKEYDNQNIIIGTHGTALCTILHYYNNDFCYNDFDRIRPLMPYVICLEFNDKNLVSIKEFLI from the coding sequence ATGAGTAGAATATATTTTGTAAGACATGCTGAGTCAAACTCGAAAATTCACGAGGATTTATTAAGGCCACTTACCGAGCAAGGTAAACAGTCAGCTCAAAAGATTACAGAATTTTTTAAAGACAAGAATATAACTAAAGCTTTATCTAGCCCCTATAAAAGGTCTATAGATACCATTAAACCCTTCACAGATAAGTACAGCATAAACATAGAGCTTATCGAAGACTTTAGGGAGCGCAAGATAGCTACGGGCTGGATAGCTGATTTTACTAGTTTTGCTCAAAAGCAGTGGTCTGATTTTAATTATAAATTAGAGCAGGGGGAGTGTTTAAGAGAGGTTCAAAAGCGTAATATTAATGCTTTAACAAAGGTTATTAAAGAATACGACAATCAGAATATTATAATAGGTACTCATGGAACAGCCTTATGCACTATTTTACATTATTATAATAATGATTTTTGCTATAATGATTTTGATAGAATAAGACCTCTAATGCCCTATGTGATATGTTTAGAGTTTAATGATAAAAATTTAGTAAGTATAAAAGAGTTTTTAATATAG
- a CDS encoding MerR family transcriptional regulator, whose protein sequence is MLINEAVKATHLTKKAIRYYEEKGLIFPVVNEENGYKIFSINDIEKLKQISFLRNIGMPVSVIKDYLNNPNNRELILKQFSKNISEQIEDLKFAKQIIIDMLNNKITDYEKLNDILLISQQSNKNYVIKQLLRLFPNPFGKQLVAHFSPFLNEPLNSPEKKQAFNEIIEFFDNLDEIPLPKELAQEYESMDDKKLFNFYENVQNKIKDMLKIDLNDKTAMLKLKEDMKKYADIRNDMNDASNKMFVKVQKQLGDTLKASGYYDKFVVNMKIISSDYKQYTENIIKLGEVLLLSYDEEGNAVVGN, encoded by the coding sequence ATGTTAATAAATGAGGCTGTAAAGGCTACTCACTTAACAAAAAAAGCAATAAGGTATTATGAAGAGAAAGGACTAATTTTTCCGGTTGTTAATGAAGAAAATGGCTACAAAATATTTAGTATTAATGATATTGAAAAACTCAAACAAATATCTTTTTTACGTAATATAGGTATGCCAGTATCCGTAATAAAAGACTACTTAAATAATCCCAATAATCGCGAACTTATCTTAAAGCAGTTTTCTAAAAATATATCAGAGCAGATTGAAGATCTTAAATTTGCAAAACAAATAATAATCGATATGCTAAACAATAAAATAACAGATTATGAAAAACTAAATGATATATTACTAATTAGCCAGCAAAGTAATAAAAATTATGTCATTAAACAGTTGCTTAGATTGTTCCCAAATCCATTTGGCAAACAGCTGGTAGCACATTTTTCACCATTCTTAAATGAACCACTAAATAGCCCTGAAAAAAAGCAGGCTTTTAATGAGATAATCGAGTTTTTTGATAATTTAGATGAAATACCATTACCCAAAGAATTAGCCCAAGAATATGAATCAATGGATGATAAAAAGCTGTTTAATTTCTATGAAAATGTTCAGAATAAAATTAAAGACATGTTAAAAATTGACTTAAACGATAAAACAGCTATGTTAAAGTTAAAAGAAGATATGAAAAAATATGCTGATATTAGAAACGACATGAATGATGCAAGCAATAAGATGTTTGTTAAGGTCCAAAAGCAATTAGGAGATACTTTAAAAGCAAGCGGTTATTATGATAAGTTTGTTGTTAATATGAAAATAATCAGTAGTGATTATAAGCAGTACACTGAGAACATTATAAAATTAGGTGAAGTACTATTATTAAGCTACGATGAAGAGGGTAATGCTGTAGTAGGAAATTAA
- a CDS encoding DUF5131 family protein — protein MTVWNPWRGCHKKSEGCKNCYIHRANARKGINTDIIYKTEEFYKPIAKDSKGNYKMKSGQTVYVCFNSDFFVKEADDWRCEVWNMMKTRHDLNFFFITKRIERFKMGLPPDYQDGYDNVTISISVENQLRANERIPILKELPIKHKAIAFQPLLEKIDISNLIDNSLEYVVVGGESGKGVRPLNYEWVLDIREQCMTKKVSFIFRQVGSIFIKDAVTYKIQKRYLCSQARDANINYNSKA, from the coding sequence ATGACTGTTTGGAACCCATGGAGAGGCTGTCATAAAAAGAGTGAGGGATGTAAAAACTGTTACATTCATAGAGCTAATGCCAGAAAAGGTATTAATACAGATATAATATATAAAACTGAAGAATTCTATAAACCTATTGCCAAAGACTCAAAAGGTAACTATAAAATGAAAAGTGGACAAACTGTTTATGTCTGTTTTAATAGTGATTTTTTTGTAAAAGAAGCTGATGATTGGCGATGCGAAGTTTGGAATATGATGAAAACAAGGCATGATTTAAACTTCTTTTTTATTACGAAGAGAATTGAAAGATTTAAAATGGGTTTACCACCAGACTATCAAGATGGATACGATAATGTAACAATTTCAATAAGCGTTGAAAACCAATTACGAGCTAATGAAAGAATACCGATTCTAAAAGAGCTACCTATAAAACATAAAGCCATAGCTTTTCAACCCTTATTAGAAAAAATAGATATTTCTAATTTAATAGACAATAGTCTTGAGTATGTAGTGGTAGGTGGGGAGTCTGGTAAAGGTGTAAGACCTTTAAACTATGAATGGGTTTTAGATATAAGAGAACAATGTATGACAAAAAAGGTTAGTTTTATTTTTAGACAGGTAGGCTCTATTTTTATTAAAGATGCAGTTACCTATAAAATTCAAAAACGATATTTATGTTCCCAAGCTAGAGATGCAAATATTAATTATAATAGTAAGGCATAA
- a CDS encoding class I SAM-dependent methyltransferase: MKEINITSLLSYGVKPKLFTKGEIQFWQDSHIAKGMLQAHLNQDTNAASYKLSKIREIVDFITKTIRLQAENKILDCGCGPGLYCELFSKKLLNVTGVDISPNSIAYARQSANKQNLNIKYECNDYLSLSYKREFEAALIIWQDFCVLNNNERNIFLQNIYNALKPLGYFVLDVSTPNIENENTERSSWSVYKTGFWSEKEHLVLENLFFYNNKKIRLKQYVVIEKDRERVFRIYQQHYEPQELTNILKQNGFNVIHCYEDLTGKPYTKNSKTMAIIAQKIM, encoded by the coding sequence ATGAAAGAAATCAATATCACCAGTTTACTAAGCTATGGTGTAAAGCCTAAGCTTTTTACCAAAGGTGAGATTCAGTTTTGGCAAGACTCTCATATAGCTAAGGGCATGTTACAGGCGCATTTAAACCAAGATACTAATGCTGCTAGTTATAAGCTTAGTAAAATTAGAGAAATTGTTGACTTTATTACAAAAACAATAAGGCTTCAAGCAGAAAATAAAATACTAGATTGTGGTTGTGGGCCAGGTTTATACTGTGAATTATTTAGTAAAAAACTGCTAAATGTTACGGGAGTAGATATTTCCCCTAATTCTATTGCCTATGCTCGGCAGTCAGCAAATAAGCAAAACCTAAATATTAAATATGAATGTAACGATTATTTAAGCTTAAGCTATAAAAGAGAATTTGAGGCAGCCCTCATTATTTGGCAGGATTTTTGTGTACTTAATAATAATGAAAGAAATATATTTTTACAAAATATATATAATGCCTTAAAGCCTCTTGGCTACTTTGTGCTTGATGTTTCAACACCCAATATAGAAAACGAAAATACCGAAAGGAGCTCTTGGAGTGTTTATAAAACTGGATTTTGGAGTGAAAAAGAGCACCTAGTATTAGAAAACCTGTTCTTTTACAACAATAAAAAAATACGTTTAAAGCAATATGTTGTTATAGAAAAAGATAGAGAACGAGTATTTAGAATATATCAGCAACACTACGAGCCACAGGAATTGACTAATATCTTAAAACAAAATGGCTTTAATGTTATCCATTGTTATGAGGACTTAACGGGTAAGCCCTACACTAAAAACAGCAAGACTATGGCAATTATTGCCCAGAAAATAATGTAA
- a CDS encoding nitroreductase family protein has protein sequence MLEAGRLSPSGGNEQPWLFGVIKNKQTINKIANLAYNQSWLKSAPLIIVLCTKIYDKNKGGRNICIKRFPHLKEDIENMNDELFAALNAEEHQTNIAGSHMVLSALEHGVYSTWLSYFKVAELNELLNLPADFIASEMIAFGYPKTVPIMRPKKSLKEIVFYESI, from the coding sequence ATACTTGAAGCTGGTAGACTTTCCCCCTCTGGAGGTAATGAACAGCCTTGGCTATTTGGGGTGATTAAGAACAAACAAACTATTAATAAAATAGCTAACCTAGCTTATAATCAAAGTTGGCTTAAGTCAGCACCCTTAATTATTGTGTTATGTACTAAGATTTACGATAAAAATAAAGGAGGTAGAAATATATGTATAAAACGATTTCCTCACTTAAAAGAAGATATTGAAAATATGAATGATGAACTTTTCGCTGCCTTAAATGCCGAAGAGCATCAAACTAACATAGCAGGTAGTCATATGGTTTTAAGTGCTTTAGAACATGGTGTTTATTCTACTTGGCTTTCATATTTTAAGGTGGCTGAACTAAATGAACTATTAAATTTGCCAGCAGATTTTATTGCTTCAGAGATGATTGCCTTTGGTTACCCCAAAACAGTACCCATAATGAGGCCTAAAAAGAGTCTAAAAGAAATAGTGTTTTATGAGAGTATATAA
- a CDS encoding FeoA family protein, producing the protein MKLSKARIGETFTVNDIEGKDKTKKFLFSLGCFAGEEITLISKLAGTYVVNIKDSRYAIDEGMAKSILVSA; encoded by the coding sequence ATGAAATTATCTAAAGCTAGAATAGGTGAAACCTTTACTGTAAACGATATTGAAGGTAAAGATAAAACTAAAAAGTTTTTATTTTCACTGGGTTGCTTTGCTGGTGAAGAGATTACATTAATCTCTAAATTAGCAGGTACTTATGTTGTTAATATTAAAGATAGTAGATATGCAATTGATGAGGGTATGGCAAAATCAATTTTAGTTAGTGCTTAG